Within Sorangiineae bacterium MSr11367, the genomic segment TTCGATGTTCGTCGCGTCGCTGGAGGCCACATTGGGCTCCGTCATGAGAAACGCCGAGCGGATCTTCCCGTCGAGCAGGGGCTCGAGCCACTGCTTTTTCTGCTCGGGCGTGCCGTAGCGCTCGATGGTTTCCATGTTGCCGGTGTCCGGCGCCGAACAGTTGAACACCTCCGAGGACCAAATGACCCGCCCCATGATTTCGCAGAGCGGTGCATATTCCACGTTGGTGAGCCCCGCGCCGTGCGTCGACTCGGGCAAAAACAGATTCCACAGCCCCTCGGCGCGCGCCTTTTCCTTGAGCTCGTCGATGAGTGGGATGGGCTGCCAGCGATCACCCTGCGCAACCTCGTCGTGGTAGCGCTTTTCGTTCGGGTAAATGTACTTCTCCATGAAGGCATGGAGGCGTGCACGCAGATCCTGCGTCTTGGCCGAGTATTCGAATTTCACCGTCGTCTCCCTTTAGGTGGGCAGCAGGTTCGTCGGATTTCGCTCGTCCAGAATGTCGCGCATCCGGCTCTCGATGGAGGATTTGATCTTGGGGTGCGGCAGCACGTAGAAGCGGTCGTTCCGGACGGCCTCCACGGTGATCTTCGCGACATCTGCGGCGGAAAGACGGCCCGAAGCAAGTGCCTTGCGCAACATGGGCTCGTAGTCGGCCGCGTGCGGGTTCGTGGCGCTCAGCTCCTGCGGGCGGTTGCGCGCCGAGTCACCGATGCCGGTATTCACGTACGCGGGGCACAGGACGGAGACGCCAATGCTTGTGCCTGCAACCTTCAAGTCATGGTAGAGGCACTCGGACAGCGCCACCACACTGTGCTTGCTCACGGCATACACGCTGTTTCCGGGGATCGAGACGAGGCCCGCGACAGAAGCCGTGTTGATCACGTGGGCCGGGCCGCCCTGCTGGATCATGCGAGGAACGAAGGCGCGGATGCCGTGGACCACGCCCATCACGTTGATGCCGAGCACCCACTGCCAATCTTCCAACGTGGTGGTCCAGGTCGGGCCGAGAACACCGACCCCCGCATTGTTGAACAGGAGATGCACGGCGCCGAACTGCTCGTACGAACGGGCGGCAAGTTCGTCGACCTGCTCGGGTTTGGACACATCGCACGTCACGATGCGCGCGACGCCGCCGGCCTCGGCCACGAGGGCTGCCGTTTCGGCCAAACCTTTTTCGTCGACATCGCCCAAAACGACCGACGCCTTCGCACGCACGAGCTCCAAGGCCAGCTCACGCCCGATGCCGCTGGCGGCGCCGGTAATGACCGCCACCTTCCCGTCGATTTCTTTCATGATGAATGCCTTTGTCGAAACGCTTTATCGGTAGGTAATCAAACGCACATTTTGCATGCGTTCGAGGTGCGCGACGACATTGAACGAGCTCAAAGTCACGCGCCCGGGATGCTCGCTGCTGGACCTACTGGAGAAGCGCAGCGCGGTCATGCTGCTGTTGACGATGGACCAGTTCAGCTCGAAAATGCTGCGGTCGGGTATGCCGAGGAGATGTTGGCAAATGGCCGTGATGGGTCCGCCCGATGTAAACACGGCGACCGTGCGCGAAGGCCCTGGATCGTCGGTCAAACGCCGAAGCGCGGCCACGCACCGCGTGCGAAAAGTCGACCACGGCTCACGGTAATCGGCATCCCATTCGCCGCCCACCCAGCGATCGATGGCGGCGGAGAAGATACTTTGAAATGCCCGCCGCGGATTGTCATGCTCCGCCAAAAGACGGGCCAGCACCTGACGGTCGGCGAATTCGGGCCGGTGCCGAATGACCACCTCGTCCGCATCGTACTCTTCGAAGCCCGCATCGATTTCCAACGGGCACGCGCCAAGCCCCATCGCGGAGAGGCAGGCTTCCGCGGTTTGGCGATGCCGTTTCATGCCCCCCACGACGGCGCGATCGATCGTCCGTCCGCAGGCCGAGAGCCAGTCTCCGAGCAGCCGCGACTGCTCGATGCCCAACTCGGACAGGCAGTCGTAGTCGTCGCTGCCGAACGACGCCTGCCCATGACGAACGAGAAGAACGGTGCCCATGGATCCCTTTAGCTTTGCGGCGTTTTCCGCGGAACCATCTGCTCGACGGCCTCGTTCCAAAGCCCCGAGCCAATGAGGCTGCTGCCTCCGTCGACCAAGAGCAACGTGCCCGTGATGTACGAGGCGAGCGGCGAGGCCAAATAGACGGCCGCTTGGCCGATGTCGTCGACGTGGCCGTAGCGCCCGAGCGGAATAGCCCCCTTGGTGCGCGCCTCGTGATCGGGGTTCGAGAGGCGCCGCATGCCCTCGGTGTCGGCAATCGGTCCGGGCGTGATGCCGTTGCTACGGATTCCGTAGCGGCCCCATTCGAGGGCGAGCGTGCGCATCAGGTTGTCGATGCCTGCCTTGGCCGCGCCGACGTGCGCTTGCAGTGCGTGCGGAAACAAGGCCTGCGCCGCCGAAATGAAAAGGATCGAACCGCGCGTTTTGCGCAGCTGCGAAAAGGCAATGCGCGAGGCGTTGAACGAGCCCAAAAGGTCGATCTCGATGACCGTCTTGAACCCATTGGGGCTCAAGTCCTCGGCGGGGCAGAGGAAGTTGCCCGCGGCGCCGGCCACGAGCACGTCCACCGAACCAACCTCCGACTCGGCCCGCGCAAAGGCTTCCTCCAGCACGGTGTACTGGCGCACGTCGGCC encodes:
- a CDS encoding SDR family NAD(P)-dependent oxidoreductase, whose translation is MKEIDGKVAVITGAASGIGRELALELVRAKASVVLGDVDEKGLAETAALVAEAGGVARIVTCDVSKPEQVDELAARSYEQFGAVHLLFNNAGVGVLGPTWTTTLEDWQWVLGINVMGVVHGIRAFVPRMIQQGGPAHVINTASVAGLVSIPGNSVYAVSKHSVVALSECLYHDLKVAGTSIGVSVLCPAYVNTGIGDSARNRPQELSATNPHAADYEPMLRKALASGRLSAADVAKITVEAVRNDRFYVLPHPKIKSSIESRMRDILDERNPTNLLPT
- a CDS encoding phosphoglycerate mutase family protein is translated as MGTVLLVRHGQASFGSDDYDCLSELGIEQSRLLGDWLSACGRTIDRAVVGGMKRHRQTAEACLSAMGLGACPLEIDAGFEEYDADEVVIRHRPEFADRQVLARLLAEHDNPRRAFQSIFSAAIDRWVGGEWDADYREPWSTFRTRCVAALRRLTDDPGPSRTVAVFTSGGPITAICQHLLGIPDRSIFELNWSIVNSSMTALRFSSRSSSEHPGRVTLSSFNVVAHLERMQNVRLITYR
- a CDS encoding SDR family oxidoreductase — encoded protein: MIIQQHLSKELFRGKTVFITGGGSGINLGVARHFAALGANLAICGRTQERLDTAAAELRELNAHVGGKVLPVVADVRQYTVLEEAFARAESEVGSVDVLVAGAAGNFLCPAEDLSPNGFKTVIEIDLLGSFNASRIAFSQLRKTRGSILFISAAQALFPHALQAHVGAAKAGIDNLMRTLALEWGRYGIRSNGITPGPIADTEGMRRLSNPDHEARTKGAIPLGRYGHVDDIGQAAVYLASPLASYITGTLLLVDGGSSLIGSGLWNEAVEQMVPRKTPQS